In a single window of the Elaeis guineensis isolate ETL-2024a chromosome 4, EG11, whole genome shotgun sequence genome:
- the LOC105044124 gene encoding LOW QUALITY PROTEIN: geraniol 8-hydroxylase (The sequence of the model RefSeq protein was modified relative to this genomic sequence to represent the inferred CDS: inserted 1 base in 1 codon): protein MEFSGLLLLWISVTLPLLLLFKVVAGQRSHSHSRLPPDPDXLPIAGSLFQLGDKPHQSLARLAKTYGPLMTLRLGQVFTIVVSSPEIAREVLQKKDAAFSGRSVADALRALGHADISTLWLPPSNQWRSLRRICNTTLFNSQTLDARQSLRRQKIQELLSYITDRSLKGLPVDIGRVAFTTSLNLMSRTIFSVDLVDLYSESSQEFNDVVHGIVKEVGGSNLSDFFPRLAPIDPQGRRRRLTVLFKKLHDIFDEQIDRRLQSKAEHQTNRQDVLEVLLHLQVQRDSLNIDRQVMKALFVDLFVAGTDTNSSTVEWAMTELLRNPRCMAKAGDEVARVIGREKEVEETDIGRLPYLRAVVKETFRLHPPAPFLLPRKVESTVELHGYTVPKGTRVLVNVWAYGRDGEVWPEPNEFKPERFLDRDVDFRGRDMELIPFGAGRRICPGLPLAFRIVHLMLASLLQKFEWKLPDGMGPTDVDMTENFGVTLGKAVPLRAIAISIA from the exons ATGGAGTTCTCCGGTCTTCTGCTGCTATGGATTTCGGTTACCCTCCCCCTCCTCTTACTCTTCAAAGTAGTAGCAGGACAAAGATCCCACTCCCATAGCCGGCTGCCACCGGACCCAG CGCTCCCCATCGCAGGGAGCCTATTCCAGCTCGGCGACAAGCCCCATCAGTCGTTGGCCCGGCTCGCAAAGACATATGGTCCCCTCATGACCCTCCGACTTGGCCAAGTATTCACCATAGTCGTGTCCTCCCCGGAGATTGCTAGAGAAGTGCTTCAAAAGAAGGATGCGGCCTTCTCCGGCCGCTCGGTTGCCGACGCCCTTCGTGCTCTCGGTCATGCCGATATCTCCACCCTATGGCTGCCACCATCCAATCAGTGGCGAAGCCTCCGCAGGATTTGTAACACAACGCTCTTCAATTCCCAAACATTAGACGCCCGCCAGTCCCTCCGGCGACAAAAAATACAAGAATTGCTATCTTATATAACTGACCGTTCCCTGAAGGGTTTGCCCGTGGATATCGGGCGAGTGGCGTTCACAACGTCGCTCAATCTGATGTCTCGCACCATTTTCTCTGTTGACCTCGTCGATCTATACTCCGAGTCCTCCCAAGAATTCAACGACGTGGTGCATGGGATCGTGAAGGAAGTCGGGGGCTCTAACCTCTCAGATTTCTTCCCACGGCTCGCCCCTATAGACCCGCAAGGCAGAAGGCGACGCTTGACGGTTCTTTTCAAGAAGCTGCATGATATTTTTGACGAACAGATCGACCGGCGACTGCAGAGCAAAGCAGAACACCAAACAAACCGCCAGGACGTCTTGGAGGTGCTCCTCCATCTTCAAGTGCAGCGAGATAGCTTAAATATCGACCGACAAGTCATGAAAGCGTTGTTCGTG GACCTATTTGTTGCCGGTACCGACACGAACTCGAGCACGGTGGAGTGGGCGATGACGGAGCTGTTGAGAAACCCTAGGTGCATGGCGAAGGCCGGCGACGAGGTTGCGAGAGTGATTGGCCGGGAGAAGGAGGTGGAAGAGACGGATATTGGCCGGCTCCCCTACCTCCGGGCCGTGGTCAAGGAGACCTTTCGACTGCACCCGCCGGCGCCATTCTTGCTGCCCCGGAAGGTAGAATCAACGGTGGAGCTGCACGGGTACACCGTGCCGAAGGGCACCCGCGTCCTGGTGAACGTGTGGGCCTACGGCCGGGATGGGGAGGTGTGGCCGGAACCAAATGAGTTCAAACCCGAGAGGTTCTTGGACAGGGATGTGGACTTCCGGGGCCGAGACATGGAGCTGATTCCGTTCGGTGCAGGGCGTCGTATTTGCCCAGGATTGCCGCTGGCTTTCCGGATCGTGCATTTGATGCTGGCGTCGTTGCTCCAAAAATTTGAGTGGAAGCTGCCCGATGGGATGGGGCCGACTGACGTGGATATGACGGAGAACTTTGGGGTCACCTTGGGCAAGGCTGTCCCTCTCCGGGCCATTGCAATCTCCATCGCCTGA